The window CTGTTACAGATTGATTCCCAGTCTTCTGAGATAGAAAAGCTTTTTGAGGAGAACTCAAATCTATCATCTGCTTATCAAGAGGCAATGGGAGTTGCTGTGCATTGGGAGAACCAGGTACTTGCTATTGCTGTCCTTGTGGTCCTTTGCTCAGCTATTTGTTGGGAATATCattgttctttcttttgctttccttttccaaaatgCATGTGTCAAATGTATACCATAATTTGCCTGCCATGATTCATGCAGGTCAAAGATTGTCTAAAGCAAAATGATGAACTCCGTAGCATGTTACATAAGCTGAGAATGGAACAGGCCAGTAGACCAACTTTGAATGATAAAGTGGGCATTTCAGAATCCACCAAAGATGGCCAAGATGAGATGGCTTCATCTGCATTTTCTCCCGAAATCATCTCTCTGAAAGTTAGTTCTCCACATTTATAATCTTCACCCCTTTTATTACAGTTTTAAGTTTCTTTAATGCTTATACAGTCGGTGAACATGTGTATCTCTTGTCAATTGTATTATGCATTTAGTATCTTCATTTTTTTGTGTGTATAGCTGtgttttttttggcatttttttgtttttgtgggTGTGTTTgcttgttgggggggggggggggggtccaTTCCTGTACGCATTTAAGGTATAAGGGTTTTGTTCCTATATGCATTTGAGGTCCAAAAAAATAAGTATTTTCCTACGCTTGCAATTTTGTGTCTGATATCTTACTTGTTTCGTCTCCTTGGGGTTTTTAGGCAAAAACGAATGGGAGACTGGTACAGATGCATTAAGCATAATGCTTACTCCTAGTTGTTTGATTTGTATAGGCTCAACTTGTAAATGAAAAAAGCAGAGCAGAGGGTCTATCTGCAGAGGTGCTGCAGCTCTCAGCACGACTCCAGCAAGCTACACAAGCTTACAATGCTCTTGCACGCCTGTATGTATCTTCTCTAATATGTGTAACTGCTAAAAGAGCGTCTTATTCTGCCttccttttccatttttgtTACTTAACTATGTCTGTGCTGTTCCAGCTACAAACCAGTCCTGCGGAACATCGAGAATAGTCTCATAAAGATGAAGCAAGATGGCTCAGTTTCAGTGCAGTGCAGTGAACAGATCAGAGCTGTCTAGTTTTTCTTATACCAAACTGGAACGGAAGTGCTTATTTTGTTAGAAATGTCGTCGTTTTAGGAAAAGAATGTTTTGAGTTAGCTGTAGGACGGGGGTAATTGATAATTTTAGCCACACAAAATTCTTTGAATGAATACGTCGTTCTATACTCAACAGACGTTACGGCGAGGATATTAGCGGTCTGTGAATGTATTTTAGGTTTCTGGGTCCAGCAGTTGGAAGTTAGAAGGGTGTGAAGAAAGGTCAgtggttggaaaaaaaaaaagttcttaaAATTGTTGCAcatgtaccttttttttttaaattaaattttgcaTTGCATGCATGTTCGTTTATTACAGTACAAGGTTTGGCATCGTAGGCTCGCATAACGATTAGACCTCGCCGATCAGGCACGAATGCGCAAGAATCGAATGTACATGCAAATCCATAGGTATGTTTATACTTTGATATGGTAAATGGTTATGACATACAATGTGAAGTAGATTTATAACTGTACCTGTGGAAGACAAAACCAGCCgtacaaaaacaaaagaaaaaaaaaaggttttctaCGAGCTTTAGATGAGGTCTCTAGAGGATTCTATAATGAAAATCTAAGAGTTGACACCAAATTCCCAGTTACCAGTAATCCGCACATGAACAAACTCCATCTTTGAAATGGTGAAAGCGGTTCACGTCTCTAACTAATATTTCTCTACCTGCAAATTTAGAAATAAACTTCGTAAAAGAGTGGCAGTCTTCACATAACCTCAAGTTCTTGGTGATCCTTATGGTCTCCCCTTTGCTGTTATTAATCAGGCCAAAGGCAACAGCCAATTTTTCACTATGACCGAGGATGATTCGCTCTTTCTCATCTGCTTCAAGATCATAAAGCACAACTTTGGTTTTTGGCACATAACCCTTTTCCTTCATCTCTATGAACAGTTTTATTAGCAAGGCATGAATCTGCTCAATTTGTGGATTAAACTCGTCAACAGATGTGAGTGAGTAAACTTTTCTTCCTACTTCAATCCAACAACAACCAGAAACCTTTTGCAGTCCCCTAGCTTCTATAAGCTTCTTCACTCTTTTCACCTCACTCCACATCTCAGCTTCTGCATAGATATCAGCCAAAAGAACATAATTACCTGCATTTCTAGGTTCGAGCTCAAAAAGCCTCTTGCTTGCTCTCTCTGCAAGCTCAATGTTACAATGGATCCTACACGATCCAAGAAGAGAACCCCAGACCTTGGCTCCTGGTTCAATCCGCATGTCCTGTATTATCTTTGCTGCTTCATATAATTGATTGGCTCTACCAAGAAGATCAACCATACAAGCATAATGTTCCACAGTAGGAGTAATTCCATGTTCTTTTATCATGGATTCAAACAAAAATCTGCCCTCCTCAATGAGACCAGAATGACTACAAGCTCCCAATACACTAACAAATGAAATTGGACTCGGTGACACTCCACTTAATATCATCTCTTTAAAAACTTCAATAGCTTCTCTTCCGAACCCATGAATACCATAACTCGAGATCATCGAATTCCAAGCAACGACATCCTTCTTCTCCATCCGAGAAAACACGCGTTTTCCCCATTCAAGATTACCACATCTTGCATACATAGTCACCATGGCACTGATAACTGGTAAAATGGAATCAAGACCTTTTCTAAGTATATAGCCATGTATCAACTTCCCTTGACCCAATGCAGCAACCGCAGCACAAGCTTGAAGCACGCTGACCATCGTAACTGAATTAGGCAATGTATCGCAGTTGTCAAGCACCAATTGGTGAAAAAGTTCCAATGCATCAAATGGCTTGCCATTTTTTGCATAACACGCAATCATAGCACTCCAAGAAACCACATTTTTCACCGGCATCGAATTGAATACACTAGTTGCATCTGCCACACAACCAAATCTTGCATACATATCCACCATAGTAGTCATAATATGGATATGGCTCTCATACCCATGTCGTAGAATGTGAGCATGAATTTCCTTCCCTTTTTGTAGCAATGAACCCAATGTCTCAGCAGCAACGCAAGCTTTCAGCACATACGTATACGTGAACCTATCCGACGGAATTCCAATCCGATTCATACGGCTATAGAGACCCAATACTTCTTCACCACGACCCCATAATGTTAATGCTCGAAAAAGTGCATTCCATACATAAATAGTTTTCTTAAGAGTTTTATCAAACACTTGGCGGACACGTTCAATGCAATCCAACTCGTGATACATATTGATGAGCTTGGTGGCCAAAAAGGGATCCTGATCGAACCCATTATCGATCAGTTTCCGGTGAACAATAAGGGCGTCAGAGAGGGAATGTTGGTTGGCGCAAGAGAGGATGAGGAGCTCGTAGGTGTGTTGAGTCGGACAGGGCTCCTGGGAAAGGAGCTCAAGAGCTTGTTTGAGCTGGCCCTTTACACAGAGAGATTGAATTGATGGGTTGTGATTAATTGTGGAGGGGGTGGTTGAGGTGGCGGTGGGGGGGCGCAAGGCGACGGTGGCTTGGTGGTGTGAGCGTGATGCCGGCCGGAAGTTGAGTGGAAAGTAGTGTGGTTGAAGAGTGTGGGAAGTGTAAAGCGTCCACATTTAAATCAGAGATTTTAGTGCTGTTTTGTGATGGCATAGCAAAAGAGACAGCTAATTACTGGACGGAATCTTGATTTTGGAGCTTTGGACCGGTTTAATTAAGTGACGGGAATTAGCTTCAGTGAATTATCGGAGAAGGCCGCCGCTGTCCTCTCACTCCATCTAGTGGAGGTTGGTTTTTCTAATTTCTGATAAAACTTGTTGATAAAAGACTTTTATCAACCGGCCAGCAGACTCAATACCACATACACGCACACCAGCTTGGTCTATTTGCAGGCCTGGGCCTCTCCTAGAATCACCGGTGGGCCAGCTGTAAACATTGGAACCCCACAATGTGCGTTACTTTTCAAATTAAGCCGCTTTATCTGCTTTAGTGCGATTAAAAATAAGTTAATTTTAGTATACAAAATTAATCCATATAAAATATACATATCCGCAGTAGGGTTACCTCAAGAATTGCGTATAATCAAATCAAGTCAAGCCAAGTACAAAAATAGGGCTTATCCTAGGCCTCCTTAGGCCCACCCCCTTCCCCTTAGTATAGGATAGATTAGGTTTATCATCtcccgtaaaaaaaaaaaaaaaatacaaaaatagaaCCACTGGGCCTttggctcagtggccaccaccTACTTGGTAGGGTGGGAGGTAAGGTTCGAACTCTTGCCTCCCACCAAACATACCACATTTCTATGGCttgttttcaaaaaatttaagcGAGTGTGCTGTGCACCCGTCTGATCCGGTGATGGTTCAGTCCCTTCCGACTTATCCCTGAACCTCCTTAGGCCTGTCCCCTTtcccttagtgtaggatagattAGATTTATCGTctccagcaaaaaaaaaaaaaaaaaaaaagtacaaaaataGATCTACCGTTCAGTCACGCTTgagctttttcctttttttctttattttttttccagctTAAAGTCCAGATATTAATCAGCTCTTTGggctttgaaagaaaaaaaaaaagtccagaTATTAATCAGCTAGCCAAATAGCCAGGCGTTTTGCGCAGAAATGTATGCACTTCATGCAAAAAAGGCCGTTGTTGACAAATGTTGTTATAGCTCAAAATGCCACAGCAATAACTATTCTACAACGTTAAAGGAGGGGAGGCATTAATGCCTGAATGAACACAAGCATCAAATATTACTAGAAATCTGGTTTAGGATTAGATCCCGGTAACTCATATGCTCATTGAGCAACTGTACATTCTACAAATCAGGAAAGCAATTTCAGCATCAGGAAGTTGAGCCAGGATCGCTGATGACACCCAAGAAGTCATCCTTTATGGTGCCAATGCAGAACTGCAAACAAGAGCTTTATTTGTGAGGAAAAGATCATTGAAGAATGAAGAGAAAATCATGAATGCCAGCAGTCAAAATGCAGATATTGAAGGATTAACACGTTCATTTACACGTATGGAAATAAAAATAGCTTTCATTGCTATTGTTTGTAATAGTCCCATGGTTTGGCATCCTATTCTTCAGTTGTTTTATTCAgctttcttctcctttttgGAATCATTAAGCAGATTATTaagataaatattttttttaacaaccaTCAAAGAAAGTTCATGGTGGACTTCTATGACACCTTAACATAAACTCAAACGACTTGATAGTGATGTTTACACATCCAAAACAATGCCTGTTCAGATAGTTCATAAAACTATTAGAGTTTGGTGTCAGCCTAGGCCTTTCTATCAGTTTACTCAAAAATCTCCAGCTTACATCCCAATACAGGAACAAAACATACTCAGGACCAAAAAACATTTCATCCAAACCTCGTACCCCCTACTTGATACACAATTTCATAATTTCCAGTCAAAACCCACTTAGTAACTGTCATATTACACATTGACCACATACTTGGGGCAATCAATAGTAAGTAGAATAGAATTTGCAGAGAGAAAATTGCTTCAAATCCAAAAAGAAAACCAATGTTTACTAGCACCACATCACAAGATGGATAGAATAAGTACATACAATTTCTGTAGCATCAACACGAGTTCCAATTATCTTTAGCCGAACCTCGCTGTCTTTCTGAATCTTGACCTGTTAAGAACCAAAGAATTATGAACTCTAATGAAATATCTGCAAATTCAAATGGATAAAATAAATGCTGAAATACAGGATTTGACAAAATCAAAAGTATATATGCTCCATACAGATCCATCTGAAGTTGTATAATTAGGCACGTCACCAGACTGAAATTCCATATCATCTGGTATCAActgtgaagagagagagaggggtcATATACATAAAGGACAAATAAATCCTTGTCATACAACATCTACAAAGGTCAATTATACCAAATGCCAAAAACCAGAGGATTTAGAGATGAAAAATGGCATACCACACAAACAATAAAGTAGAAGCATCTGAATACTAGAATTTTATATCTGTGGGGGACTATATAGTTAATCACGTCATTTAGATAAGGATCTCAAAATTATTTCATCAAATTATCTTGATGGCATACTTAAAATAGTGATTCAGTATGCCGGTTAAGCATATACTATTTCCAACAGAAATGTCTGTTATTCTGCCAAACATGGGTAAACTTCACAGGTGGGGCATGAGTATCTTGAGCTCTGTAAGATCCCTCTGTTCCTCTAGTTGATGCTCATATCAATCTCATAAGGCAGTCcaataaacaaaaaaggaaaccaAGTTTAAGTAACATATATGATGCCAGAAACATCAGTCTTGAGGAAAGAAACTCAGCTTCAACTTCCTAGCTCCATGTACACATTCCCTTCTTAACCTCCTCAAGCTACTCAAAAGTGCAAAGGAAAATTGGAGTTAACCAAGGACGTCTAATAGTGACCAGGAATTGCAACTTAGGGCACCACTAGAGTTTGTAAAGCATGCTAAATATGAACATCAGGACAGGACAGGACAAGACAAGACGCCACAGTTACCTCTAATTATTCATTAGAGTTTACTCCATTGGCCAGACCACTCTTCTTTTCATTGCCCATTAATCCAAAATTTCCCAAGACATATAGTTACTAGTAATAAACATCAAACCCTCAAAAGCCCCAATTTTGGGATGGGATTTCAGCTATAAGACATCTTCCAACTCAAAAAAGTAACCGcagaattatatatataaatatcgaACAATTATACTCACGtgatttgaaacaaaaatttggaCAGGCCCTGCTTCAGCGAAAAAACCCATCtgcataataaataaataaataaataggaGATCAATACGGGAAAAAAGTTGATCAA is drawn from Coffea arabica cultivar ET-39 chromosome 1c, Coffea Arabica ET-39 HiFi, whole genome shotgun sequence and contains these coding sequences:
- the LOC113729416 gene encoding pentatricopeptide repeat-containing protein CRR2, chloroplastic-like, whose amino-acid sequence is MWTLYTSHTLQPHYFPLNFRPASRSHHQATVALRPPTATSTTPSTINHNPSIQSLCVKGQLKQALELLSQEPCPTQHTYELLILSCANQHSLSDALIVHRKLIDNGFDQDPFLATKLINMYHELDCIERVRQVFDKTLKKTIYVWNALFRALTLWGRGEEVLGLYSRMNRIGIPSDRFTYTYVLKACVAAETLGSLLQKGKEIHAHILRHGYESHIHIMTTMVDMYARFGCVADATSVFNSMPVKNVVSWSAMIACYAKNGKPFDALELFHQLVLDNCDTLPNSVTMVSVLQACAAVAALGQGKLIHGYILRKGLDSILPVISAMVTMYARCGNLEWGKRVFSRMEKKDVVAWNSMISSYGIHGFGREAIEVFKEMILSGVSPSPISFVSVLGACSHSGLIEEGRFLFESMIKEHGITPTVEHYACMVDLLGRANQLYEAAKIIQDMRIEPGAKVWGSLLGSCRIHCNIELAERASKRLFELEPRNAGNYVLLADIYAEAEMWSEVKRVKKLIEARGLQKVSGCCWIEVGRKVYSLTSVDEFNPQIEQIHALLIKLFIEMKEKGYVPKTKVVLYDLEADEKERIILGHSEKLAVAFGLINNSKGETIRITKNLRLCEDCHSFTKFISKFAGREILVRDVNRFHHFKDGVCSCADYW